In Camelus dromedarius isolate mCamDro1 chromosome 3, mCamDro1.pat, whole genome shotgun sequence, one DNA window encodes the following:
- the LOC105093527 gene encoding olfactory receptor 2L13: protein MEKWNQTSNDFILLGLFPPNRTGLLLLFLIVLIFFLASVGNLAMIYLIRLDARLHTPMYFLLSQLSLMDLKYLSTTAPKMVFNFLSGQKGISFLGCGVQSFFFLLMACSEGLLLASMAYDRYVAICHPLHYCIRMSKRMCVKMIVGSWILGSINSLAHTAYALHIPYCRSRAINHFFCDVPAMLPLACMDTWVYEYMVFVSTSLFLLFPFLGITASYSRVLFAVYHMQSRDGRKKAFTTRSTHLTIVTFYYAPFVYTYLRPRNLRSPAEDKILAVFYTILTPMLNPIIYSLRNKEVLGAMARVFGIFSSMK from the coding sequence ATGGAGAAATGGAATCAAACTTcaaatgatttcattttgttGGGGTTGTTTCCGCCAAATCGAACTGGCCTGCTTCTCTTGTTTCTGATCGTGCTCATATTCTTTCTCGCCTCAGTGGGTAACTTGGCCATGATTTACCTCATACGCTTGGACGCCCGGCTCCACACACCTATGTACTTCCTCCTCAGCCAGCTGTCTCTCATGGACCTGAAGTATCTCTCCACTACCGCCCCCAAGATGGTGTTCAACTTCCTCTCCGGCCAGAAAGGCATCTCCTTCCTAGGATGCGGGGTGCAGTCCTTCTTCTTTCTGCTCATGGCATGTTCTGAAGGCTTGCTCCTGGCTTCCATGGCCTATGATCGTTACGTGGCCATCTGCCACCCCCTCCACTACTGCATCCGCATGAGTAAAAGGATGTGCGTGAAGATGATCGTGGGATCTTGGATCTTGGGGTCCATCAACTCCCTGGCACACACAGCCTACGCCCTCCATATTCCTTACTGCAGGTCCAGGGCTATTAATCACTTCTTCTGTGATGTCCCAGCCATGTTGCCTCTGGCCTGTATGGACACCTGGGTCTATGAGTACATGGTTTTTGTGAGCACCagcctttttctcctcttccctttccttggcATCACTGCTTCCTACAGCCGCGTTCTTTTTGCTGTCTACCATATGCAATCCAGAGATGGAAGAAAAAAGGCCTTCACCACCCGTTCAACACATTTAACCATAGTGACCTTCTACTACGCACCTTTTGTCTACACCTATCTTCGGCCCAGGAACCTCCGCTCGCCAGCAGAAGATAAAATTCTGGCAGTCTTCTACACCATCCTCACGCCCATGCTCAACCCCATTATCTACAGCCTGAGGAATAAGGAAGTCCTGGGCGCCATGGCAAGAGTTTTTGGGATATTCTCGTCCATGAAGTAG
- the LOC105093528 gene encoding olfactory receptor 2T12, whose protein sequence is MVVLTMAIASLMGNALMLVLILLDPRLHRPMCFLLSQLSLMDLLLVCTIVPKMAADYLTCNKAISSTGCGLQIFVSLTLGGGEGFLLAAMSYDRYVAVCHPLRYTVLLSRRLCLQMTLASWFLGAADGLMQAAAVLSFAFCSAREIDHLFCEAPMLVRLACADTSVFEYVMYICCVLMLLVPLSLILTSYGLILAAVLQMRSNKARKKACATCSSHLSVVGLFFGAAIFIYMRPKSYRSANHDKVVSTFYTIFTPVLNPLIYSLRNSEVKEALKKWLRKCTNFRCQQT, encoded by the coding sequence ATGGTGGTGCTTACCATGGCCATTGCTTCCTTGATGGGCAACGCCCTCATGCTTGTCCTGATTCTCCTGGACCCCCGGCTCCACAGGCCCATGTGCTTCCTCCTGAGCCAACTCTCCCTCATGGACCTGCTGCTGGTGTGCACCATCGTGCCCAAAATGGCTGCTGACTACCTGACCTGCAACAAAGCCATCTCCTCTACTGGCTGCGGGTTGCAGATCTTTGTCTCGCTCACACTGGGTGGTGGCGAGGGTTTCCTCTTAGCAGCCATGTcctatgaccgctatgtggctGTTTGCCACCCGCTGCGATACACTGTTCTCTTGAGCCGGCGGTTATGTTTGCAGATGACTCTGGCGTCTTGGTTCCTGGGGGCGGCTGATGGGCTCATGCAGGCTGCTGCCGTCCTGAGCTTCGCATTTTGCAGTGCTCGTGAGATCGACCATTTGTTCTGCGAGGCCCCCATGCTGGTGCGTTTGGCTTGTGCTGACACATCTGTCTTTGAGTACGTCATGTACATCTGCTGTGTGCTGATGCTCCTGGTCCCCCTTTCCCTCATCCTGACTTCCTATGGCCTCATCCTCGCTGCCGTTCTCCAGATGCGTTCTAACAAAGCCCGCAAGAAGGCTTGTGCCACCTGCTCCTCACATCTGTCGGTGGTGGGACTCTTTTTTGGAGCTGCCATTTTTATCTACATGAGACCCAAATCCTACAGGTCAGCGAACCACGATAAGGTGGTGTCAACATTCTATACGATCTTCACCCCTGTGCTGAACCCCCTCATCTACAGTCTGAGGAACAGTGAGGTCAAGGAAGCCTTGAAAAAGTGGCTCAGAAAGTGTACAAACTTCAGATGCCAGCAGACGTAG